In a genomic window of Microcoleus sp. AS-A8:
- a CDS encoding glycosyltransferase encodes MSCNEVPSPSVSPPKTAVDQPHVCHVVASINERIGGPALSVTSLAETLSQQGIISHLFTLDYQQLGKQVAAEGIMLHSYPATPIARYLRGFHPKAMRALGQLASTELNLIHNHGLWMFPNLYARQSAVGNHLPLLISPRGMLESWSLKRSRIKKWLAWILYEQKNLKSAAVFHATSVEEASSIRHLGFQQPIALIPNGVHVPDLSNQPCREVLTQLFPELYSKKWLLFLSRIHPKKGLDHLLQVWQKLSAQFTDWHLLIAGPDLIGYQAELESLTAELSLSERVTFTGMLTGEEKKAALGNADLFVLPTHSENFGIAVAEALAYAVPAITTKGAPWQDLSTYQCGWWIENNQQALTSALAEGMQLSSQELKAMGLRGRNLVETKYSWDAIAQDMSSVYRWILGGGDPPGCLQLDVCHERG; translated from the coding sequence ATTTCTTGCAACGAAGTTCCATCTCCTTCTGTTTCGCCTCCAAAAACGGCTGTCGACCAGCCACACGTTTGCCATGTCGTAGCAAGCATTAACGAACGCATAGGCGGACCAGCTCTCTCGGTCACGAGCTTGGCTGAAACCCTTTCTCAACAAGGGATAATCTCTCATTTATTTACTCTTGACTACCAACAACTTGGTAAGCAAGTAGCAGCAGAAGGAATAATGTTACACAGTTATCCAGCAACTCCAATTGCTAGGTATCTTCGAGGGTTTCACCCCAAAGCGATGCGTGCCCTTGGACAATTAGCCTCCACCGAATTGAATCTAATTCACAACCACGGCTTGTGGATGTTTCCCAATCTTTATGCCCGTCAATCCGCAGTAGGCAATCATCTACCGTTGCTGATTTCTCCCAGAGGAATGCTGGAGTCTTGGTCTTTAAAGCGTAGTCGAATCAAGAAGTGGCTTGCTTGGATTTTATACGAACAAAAAAATCTCAAGAGTGCCGCTGTTTTTCATGCTACTTCTGTTGAAGAAGCTAGTTCTATTCGTCATCTTGGCTTTCAGCAACCGATTGCTCTAATTCCTAATGGCGTCCATGTTCCTGACTTGAGTAATCAACCTTGTAGAGAAGTATTAACCCAATTATTCCCCGAACTTTATTCAAAAAAATGGCTGTTATTTTTGTCCAGGATTCATCCCAAAAAAGGGTTAGATCACTTACTGCAAGTTTGGCAAAAACTATCTGCTCAGTTTACCGACTGGCATCTCCTGATTGCTGGGCCAGATTTGATTGGTTACCAAGCTGAATTAGAGTCGCTTACAGCCGAGTTGTCCTTAAGCGAACGAGTTACGTTTACGGGAATGCTGACTGGGGAAGAAAAGAAAGCAGCTTTAGGAAATGCGGATTTGTTTGTTTTACCCACCCATTCAGAAAACTTTGGCATAGCGGTGGCAGAAGCTTTAGCATATGCAGTTCCTGCCATAACGACCAAGGGTGCTCCCTGGCAAGATTTATCCACTTACCAGTGTGGTTGGTGGATCGAGAATAACCAGCAAGCTTTGACGTCTGCTTTAGCTGAAGGGATGCAGTTATCTTCTCAAGAACTCAAAGCAATGGGGTTGAGAGGGCGAAATCTAGTAGAAACGAAATACTCTTGGGATGCGATCGCTCAGGATATGTCTAGTGTTTATCGCTGGATTCTTGGCGGCGGTGACCCTCCTGGTTGTCTTCAGTTGGATGTGTGTCACGAAAGAGGCTAA
- a CDS encoding glycosyltransferase family 4 protein has protein sequence MFIAGFLAAVTLLVVFSWMCVTKEAKVKISIVTGPWLPVPPLQGGAVPRLWQGLAEEFAAIGHQVTILSRSYPGQPQQETLNGVRYARHIGFPQSRSIARDLLKDLVYALAMIPVLPRADILVINDFWLPVFAWALRPNAGRIVINANRFPKGQYYLYAGATRIAAASRAIQEAIAHQYPAATSRIRVMPNPIDTRVFSPPISPRPVRENKTILYVGRIHPEKGIHLLLDAFAILTKQLPQVKLRILGPVKESQGGGGEDYLRTLHSKVKGLSVEFSPAIFDLDKLVDAYRDADLFCYPSLAEKGESFGVAPLEAMATGLVPVISDLACFRDFIEEGKTGYFFEHRSPDAAKNLSMALASAILNWETTCQMGLKAAQTALQYSYEQVAGLYLADFEELLSSKPSSKTSMVKEY, from the coding sequence GTGTTTATCGCTGGATTCTTGGCGGCGGTGACCCTCCTGGTTGTCTTCAGTTGGATGTGTGTCACGAAAGAGGCTAAAGTGAAAATTTCTATCGTTACTGGTCCTTGGCTTCCGGTTCCTCCGTTGCAGGGAGGTGCAGTACCCCGTCTCTGGCAAGGTTTGGCAGAAGAATTCGCGGCGATTGGTCACCAGGTAACTATCTTAAGCCGCTCCTACCCAGGTCAGCCTCAGCAAGAGACTCTCAATGGTGTGAGGTATGCCAGACACATCGGCTTTCCCCAAAGTCGCTCAATTGCACGGGATTTGCTCAAAGACTTGGTTTATGCGCTGGCGATGATTCCAGTCCTGCCCCGCGCTGATATCTTGGTTATCAATGATTTCTGGCTGCCTGTCTTCGCATGGGCACTACGACCTAATGCTGGTCGGATTGTGATTAATGCCAATCGGTTTCCTAAGGGGCAATATTACTTATACGCAGGTGCAACTCGCATTGCTGCGGCTTCGCGAGCAATACAAGAAGCGATCGCACACCAGTACCCAGCTGCTACTTCTCGAATTCGAGTGATGCCCAATCCCATCGATACCCGCGTATTTTCTCCACCGATTTCTCCTCGTCCTGTGAGAGAAAACAAAACTATTTTATACGTAGGCAGAATACATCCAGAAAAGGGAATTCACCTGTTGTTGGATGCTTTTGCTATCTTGACCAAGCAACTTCCTCAGGTAAAGTTACGAATTCTGGGACCAGTTAAAGAGAGTCAAGGCGGGGGTGGTGAAGACTATCTACGTACTTTACACTCCAAAGTTAAAGGGTTGTCTGTGGAGTTTTCCCCAGCGATTTTTGACCTTGACAAACTAGTTGACGCTTACCGTGATGCCGATCTGTTTTGCTATCCCTCATTAGCTGAGAAAGGAGAGTCTTTTGGAGTCGCCCCCCTAGAAGCAATGGCTACTGGCCTTGTTCCGGTGATTTCAGATTTAGCTTGTTTTAGGGATTTTATTGAAGAGGGTAAAACTGGATATTTCTTTGAACACCGTAGCCCAGATGCTGCCAAAAATCTTTCTATGGCCTTAGCTTCAGCAATACTGAATTGGGAAACCACTTGCCAAATGGGGCTCAAAGCGGCTCAAACTGCCTTGCAATATAGCTATGAACAAGTAGCTGGTCTCTACCTAGCTGATTTTGAAGAGTTACTGAGTAGTAAACCATCAAGTAAAACTAGCATGGTTAAAGAATATTAG
- a CDS encoding glycosyltransferase family 2 protein → MLEKVTPLILTYNEAPNIERSLKQLTWAKRIVVVDSYSTDKTLDILQTYPQVEVFQREFYTHANQWNHGLQQVETEWVLSLDADYIVTDELIVEIEAVAKDSLVDSYFVRFKYCVFGKPLRGTLLPPREALFRREKAIYFDDGHTQKLHVNGKSAKLSSYIHHDDRKPLSRWLWAQDRYMIIESKKLLETPDSELSFGDRIRQQKILAPFVILFYCLILNKGILDGWAGWYYAFQRMLAEIMLSIRLIETERLHTYTNKGKSYAEIPQTPLAKSSNPELTEA, encoded by the coding sequence ATGCTTGAAAAAGTTACTCCTTTAATTCTGACCTACAACGAAGCTCCTAATATTGAGCGATCATTGAAACAGCTTACTTGGGCAAAAAGGATTGTAGTCGTTGATAGTTACAGCACGGATAAAACTCTAGATATTTTGCAGACCTATCCTCAAGTAGAGGTATTTCAGCGGGAATTCTATACCCACGCCAATCAATGGAACCATGGTTTACAGCAAGTAGAAACAGAGTGGGTACTTTCTCTGGACGCTGACTATATAGTCACCGATGAATTAATTGTTGAAATTGAGGCTGTAGCAAAAGATTCGTTAGTAGATAGCTATTTTGTTCGGTTCAAGTATTGTGTTTTTGGCAAGCCGCTTCGCGGTACGTTGCTGCCACCTCGCGAAGCCCTATTTAGAAGAGAAAAAGCGATTTATTTTGATGATGGGCATACACAGAAACTGCATGTAAACGGAAAGTCGGCTAAACTTTCGTCGTATATTCATCATGATGATCGCAAGCCTCTGAGCCGATGGCTATGGGCGCAAGACCGATACATGATTATTGAGAGCAAGAAATTACTGGAGACACCGGATAGTGAACTGAGTTTTGGCGATCGCATCCGGCAGCAAAAAATCCTAGCTCCTTTCGTGATCCTGTTCTACTGCCTCATCCTGAACAAAGGCATCCTTGACGGTTGGGCTGGCTGGTATTATGCCTTTCAGCGAATGCTTGCAGAAATTATGCTCTCGATTCGTTTAATCGAAACTGAGAGATTGCACACCTACACTAACAAGGGCAAGAGTTACGCAGAAATTCCCCAAACTCCCTTGGCAAAGAGTAGCAATCCAGAATTGACAGAGGCTTGA
- a CDS encoding YdcF family protein: MRLAIASYQAPHPQGILTLGGGRDREEFTAQFAKYYPSLEIWVSSGTSPDLARPIFRAAGIPDSRVHLDNRAVDTVTNFTSLVEDLKRRHIQHIYLITSDFHMSRAKAIATIVFGSQGITFTPVTIPSDKPLESEFHVLRDVVRALLWLVTGRTGATLRTNPIITKLSSV; the protein is encoded by the coding sequence ATGCGTCTTGCGATCGCATCCTACCAAGCTCCCCACCCCCAAGGCATCCTTACCCTCGGCGGAGGTCGAGATCGAGAAGAATTCACTGCCCAATTTGCCAAATACTACCCTTCCCTAGAAATCTGGGTCTCTTCGGGTACATCCCCCGATCTAGCGCGTCCCATTTTTCGCGCCGCAGGCATCCCAGACAGTAGAGTTCACCTCGACAATCGGGCTGTTGATACCGTAACTAACTTTACCTCTTTAGTCGAAGACCTCAAACGCCGCCATATTCAACATATATACCTGATCACCTCAGACTTTCACATGTCCAGGGCAAAAGCGATCGCGACTATCGTTTTCGGTAGCCAAGGTATTACCTTTACCCCCGTTACTATCCCATCCGACAAACCCCTTGAATCTGAGTTCCACGTTCTGCGTGATGTCGTTCGCGCCCTCCTGTGGCTAGTTACAGGCCGCACAGGTGCCACCCTCAGAACCAATCCAATAATTACCAAGCTTTCATCCGTATGA